In Diachasmimorpha longicaudata isolate KC_UGA_2023 chromosome 7, iyDiaLong2, whole genome shotgun sequence, the following proteins share a genomic window:
- the LOC135164537 gene encoding RNA polymerase-associated protein CTR9 homolog, whose product MAGSIEIPLRDTDEVIELCLDQLPEGDEVLGILRQEHAQLSIWVNLALEYYKQHKIEDFIKILESSRTEAHSEYRDVEKDQMRALDMLAAYYVQEANREKNKDKKRDLFTKATLLYTTADKIIMYDQNHLLGRAYFCLLEGDKMEQADAQFNFVLNQSPNNIPSLLGKACIAFNKKDYRGALAFYKKALRTNPNCPAAVRLGMGHCFMKLNNQDKAKLAFERALQLDGQCVGALVGLSVLKLNQQQPESIRTGVQMLSKAYTIDSTNPMVLNHLANHFFFKKDYSKVQHLALHAFHNTENEAMRAESCYQLARAFHVQGDYDQAFQYYYQATQFAPAAFVLPHFGLGQMYVYRGDSENAAQCFEKVLKAQPGNYETMKILGSLYANSSSQSKRDIAKNHLRKVTEQFPDDVEAWIELAQILEQSDLTAALNAYGTATRILKEKVEAEIPAEILNNVGALHYRLGNLEEARKNLEDSLARSKFDAQDDPTYYNSIAVTTTYNLARLNEALCVFDRAEKLYKDILKEHPNYMDCYLRLGCMARDKGQIYEASDWFKDALRINSEHPDAWSLLGNLHLAKMEWGPGQRKFERILNNPSTSTDAYSLIALGNIWLQTLHQSGKDKEKEKRHQDRALAMYKQVLRNDPKNIWAANGIGAVLAHKGAVNEARDIFAQVREATAEFCDVWLNIAHIYVEQKQFVSAIQMYENCLRKFYKYHHVEVLQYLARAYFKAGKLKEAKMTLLKARRVAPQDTILLFNIALVLQRLATQILKDEKSTLTTVLQAVHELGLSHKYFQYLTTNGDRMAQLAETEARRCQDLLSQAQYHVARARRLDEEEKMLRRKQEEERQAFKLRQSEQQKQMEELRKQTQEAMLQKRQEFVEKTKNALVFGDMPSEKSGKKGRKGRSEQYVSDSGGSGADERRDDAPREGKRKRKASREGKEKKRGKARKRNDESGGSESDRPKAKRGRKAGPGRRYRKSGAAPEVTRHNPKFLSKETISTSESDSDTELKIASGDEAGTSRKGQGTKRILSDSEGSRASRSKSRSRSRSGSRSRSRSKSGSRSRSNSRSRSRSGSRRSRSKSRSVSRSRSRSGSRSKSRSRSRSGSRKSGSRSRSRSKSGSRHSSRSRSRSRSGSRSKSRSRSPSGSRKSGSRSRSRSRSRSGSRKSGSRSRSRSRSASGSRKSGSRSRSRSKSRSKSRSRSASHSGSERNSRSRSASPTKSD is encoded by the exons ATGGCGGGATCCATTGAGATTCCACTTCGCGATACGGATGAG GTGATTGAATTGTGCCTGGATCAATTACCTGAGGGAGATGAGGTCCTTGGCATTCTCCGGCAGGAACATGCCCAACTCAGCATTTGGGTTAATCTGGCT CTGGAGTACTACAAGCAGCATAAAATCGAGGATTTCATCAAGATCCTGGAGTCTTCCAGAACCGAGGCCCATAGCGAGTACCGTGATGTCGAAAAGGACCAGATGCGAGCTCTGGACATGTTGGCAGCCTACTACGTCCAGGAGGCAAACCGCGAAAAGAATAAGGATAAAAAACGTGACTTATTCACGAAAGCAACGCTCTTGTACACCACTGCCGATAAGATTATCATGTACGATCAGAATCACTTGCTGGGACGTGCATACTTCTGCTTACTGGAGGGTGATAAAATGGAACAGGCTGATGCTCAATTCAATTTCGTACTCAACCAATCCCCAAACAACATTCCCTCCTTGCTGGGTAAAGCCTGCATTGCCTTCAACAAAAAAGATTACCGAGGAGCCCTTGCATTCTACAAAAAAGCTTTGCGAACGAATCCAAACTGTCCAGCAGCTGTGAGACTGGGGATGGGCCACTGCTTTATGAAGTTGAACAATCAGGATAAAGCAAAATTAGCTTTCGAAAGGGCTCTCCAATTGGATGGCCAGTGTGTGGGTGCCTTGGTGGGTCTGTCAGTCCTTAAACTCAACCAACAGCAGCCAGAGAGCATAAGAACAGGAGTCCAGATGCTCTCCAAAGCCTACACCATCGACTCCACCAACCCCATGGTTCTCAATCACCTGGCTAACCACTTCTTCTTTAAAAAGGACTATTCCAAAGTTCAGCACTTGGCCCTACACGCCTTCCACAATACTGAGAACGAAGCCATGAGAGCTGAAAGTTGTTATCAACTAGCCAGAGCTTTCCACGTTCAAGGTGATTATGACCAAGCCTTTCAGTATTACTACCAGGCAACGCAGTTTGCTCCAGCAGCCTTCGTCCTTCCGCACTTCGGTTTAGGACAGATGTACGTTTACAGAGGTGACTCCGAGAACGCAGCCCAGTGTTTTGAAAAAGTTCTCAAAGCTCAGCCTGGAAATTACGAAACAATGAAGATTCTGGGCTCACTCTATGCCAATTCTTCTTCACAATCGAAGAGAGACATCGCCAAGAATCACCTTCGCAAAGTCACCGAGCAGTTTCCAGACGACGTGGAAGCCTGGATAGAGCTGGCACAGATCCTGGAACAGAGTGACTTGACAGCAGCTTTAAATGCCTATGGAACAGCCACAAGGATTCTCAAAGAGAAAGTTGAAGCTGAAATTCCAGCAGAAATACTCAACAACGTTGGAGCACTTCATTATCGTCTGGGGAACCTCGAGGAAGCTCGAAAAAATCTGGAGGATTCTCTGGCTCGATCGAAATTTGATGCACAGGATGACCCAACTTACTACAACTCAATTGCAGTGACAACGACGTACAATCTAGCTCGACTGAACGAAGCTCTCTGCGTCTTCGATCGTGCTGAGAAGCTGTATAAAGACATTCTCAAGGAGCATCCCAATTACATGGATTGTTACTTGAGACTGGGCTGCATGGCTAGGGACAAGGGACAGATCTATGAAGCCTCTGATTGGTTCAAGGATGCCCTCAGAATCAACAGCGAGCATCCAGATGCTTGGTCATTACTTGGTAATCTTCACTTAGCTAAGATGGAATGGGGTCCGGGTCAGAGGAAATTCGAGAGAATCCTCAATAATCCTTCAACAAGTACTGATGCTTACTCGCTCATTGCACTGGGAAATATCTGGTTGCAAACCCTTCACCAGAGCGGCAAGGATAAGGAGAAGGAGAAGAGACATCAGGATCGAGCTCTCGCGATGTACAAGCAGGTCTTGCGAAATGATCCGAAGAATATCTGGGCAGCCAACGGAATTGGAGCTGTATTGGCTCATAAAGGGGCGGTCAATGAAGCTCGGGATATATTTGCACAAGTTAGAGAGGCGACTGCAGAGTTCTGCGATGTTTGGTTAAATATTGCACACATTTACGTCGAGCAGAAGCAATTTGTCAGTGCTATACAGATgtatgaaaattgtcttcgtaAATTTTATAAGTATCATCATGTGGAAGTGCTGCAGTACCTCGCCCGAGCGTATTTCAAAGCTGGCAAATTAAAGGAGGCTAAGATGACCCTGCTTAAGGCTAGAAGAGTTGCCCCACAGGATACGATACTTTTGTTTAATATTGCTCTTGTACTTCAACGACTGGCCACGCAGATTCTCAAGGATGAGAAGTCAACGCTAACGACTGTTCTTCAGGCCGTGCACGAGCTGGGTTTGTCGCACAAGTACTTCCAATATTTGACTACTAATGGAGATAGAATGGCTCAGTTGGCGGAAACAGAGGCGAGAAGGTGCCAGGATCTTCTGTCACAGGCGCAGTATCATGTTGCTAGGGCTAGGCGTCTGGATGAAGAGGAGAAGATGCTCAGACGAAAGCAGGAGGAGGAGAGGCAGGCGTTCAAGTTACGCCAGTCTGAGCAGCAGAAGCAAATGGAGGAGTTGCGCAAGCAGACCCAGGAGGCAATGTTACAAAAGAGACAGGAGTTCGTTGAGAAGACGAAGAATGCACTGGTATTCGGAGATATGCCTAGTGAGAAATCTGGCAAGAAAGGTAGAAAGGGCAGGTCTGAGCAGTACGTCAGTGATTCTGGGGGCTCTGGGGCTGATGAACGGAGGGACGATGCTCCGAGGGAGGGAAAGAGGAAGAGGAAGGCGAGTAGAGAAGGCAAGGAGAAGAAGAGAGGCAAGGCTCGCAAGAGGAATGACGAGAGTGGAGGCTCTGAGAGTGACAGACCCAAAGCCAAGAGAGGACGGAAAGCCGGACCTGGGAGGAGATACAGAAAATCTGGCGCTGCCCCTGAGGTCACTCGTCATAATCCCAAATTTTTGTCGAAGGAAACTATTTCTACTAGCGAGTCTGACAGCGATACTGAACTCAAGATTGCCAGTGGGGACGAAGCGGGGACTAGCAGGAAAGGACAAGGCACCAAGAGGATTCTCTCGGATTCTGAGGGTTCGAGGGCTTCTCGTTCAAAATCTCGGTCTCGTTCACGTTCAGGATCGCGTTCACGTTCACGTTCCAAGTCTGGAAGTAGATCCAGGAGCAATTCTCGCTCACGATCACGATCTGGATCCCGTAGGAGCCGATCCAAATCACGATCAGTGTCGAGGTCCAGATCAAGAAGTGGATCCAGATCGAAATCTCGGTCCAGATCGAGATCAGGTTCACGGAAGAGTGGCTCGAGGTCACGCTCACGCTCGAAATCTGGGTCGAGACATTCATCGAGATCGCGGAGTCGCTCGCGAAGTGGCTCACGATCAAAGTCCCGATCTAGATCTCCATCTGGTTCTCGGAAAAGTGGATCAAGATCACGGTCGAGGTCTAGGTCTCGATCTGGATCCAGGAAGAGCGGTTCAAGATCACGGTCTAGGTCTAGATCGGCAAGTGGCTCGCGAAAAAGTGGTTCACGATCAAGGTCGCGATCAAAGTCGAGGTCAAAATCCAGATCTCGCAGTGCTTCCCACTCGGGCTCCGAGAGAAATAGTCGGTCGAGGTCAGCCTCCCCAACAAAGTCCGattaa
- the LOC135164540 gene encoding solute carrier family 35 member F2-like isoform X2, which produces MRFMESGVRRIGVAQASSERPPWSTQYGVSSGPGWKMHHCTGVSACSRVCLQNQNMQPRNNGICDKIEKYISELSQWSVWRTIILGQFLSIVLYWMTLLNHHINTVSLPKLSIPTGQNMPHYAMMCLVYTTWMSCRGAGNGLFSVLKSRGWRYLLLALIDVEANILITSSHQFTSLASIQLLDCVAIPVALALSCLVLGVRYRIVHIVGISVCLMGVGCLVWAGIDDNKDLGVNAKNQLVGDMLCLGGAVLFSVTTVLQELAVKSVDIIEYLGMIGFFGTILSCIQIGALERVQIESATWSTATPVVITALAFYCITQFVFFSLVPVILFESGATALQLTLLTADFFNVLIGMLAHNYKFHTLYFLSYTLTMTGIFIYAIKRTPMSSASRRQQQLETPAPDYRRMSHPDGGEVEMATSSGMSAVSGTLDVLDIKASSTLGSERETMDANSLPLSVSSDTAFTSFYGSQANL; this is translated from the exons ATGAGATTTATGGAGAGTGGAGTGAGGAGAATTGGGGTCGCGCAGGCGTCGAGTGAACGCCCGCCTTGGAGTACCCAATACGGAGTTAGTAGTGGTCCAGGGTGGAAAATGCATCATTGCACGGGAGTGTCAGCCTGCAGTCGTGTTTGCCTTCAAAATCAAAATATGCAGCCCCGTAATAATGGGATATGTGATAAAATCGAGAAATATATATCCGAACTGAGCCAGTG GTCAGTATGGAGAACTATAATTCTCGGGCAGTTTTTATCGATAGTTCTCTACTGGATGACGCTGTTGAATCATCACATAAATACGGTTTCCCTCCCGAAGCTTTCGATACCCACAG GACAAAATATGCCGCACTACGCAATGATGTGTCTGGTGTATACGACGTGGATGTCCTGCAGAGGTGCTGGCAATGGACTTTTTTCTGTGCTAAAATCACGAGGCTGGCGGTATCTCCTGCTTGCCCTCATAGATGTTGAGGCAAATATACTTATAACTTCCTCTCATCAGTTTACAAGCCTCGCCAGTATTCAG TTGCTGGATTGTGTGGCAATTCCCGTTGCACTCGCACTCTCGTGTCTTGTGCTTGGCGTGAGATATCGAATTGTTCACATTGTGGGAATCTCCGTCTGCCTCATGGGAGTTGGATGTCTTGTGTGGGCTGGAATCGATGACAATAAGGATCTTGGTGTTAATG CAAAAAATCAACTCGTCGGCGACATGCTATGCCTGGGTGGAGCAGTCCTTTTTTCAGTGACAACGGTCCTCCAGGAATTGGCAGTGAAAAGCGTCGATATaattgaatatctcggaatgaTTGGATTCTTCGGAACCATTTTGAGTTGCATTCAAAT CGGGGCATTGGAGAGAGTTCAAATCGAATCAGCCACCTGGAGTACAGCAACGCCAGTCGTCATTACTGCCCTAGCATTCTATTGCATCACTCAATTTGTATTCTTCTCCCTCGTTCCTGTTATTCTCTTCGAGTCTGGTGCAACTGCATTACAATTGACCCTTCTCACTGCGGATTTTTTCAACGTTCTTATTGGCATGCTAGCCCATAACTACAAG TTTCATACATTGTACTTCCTCTCTTATACATTGACAATGACgggaattttcatttacgCCATAAAGAGGACTCCCATGTCCTCGGCCTCGAGGAGACAACAGCAACTCGAGACACCGGCTCCCGATTACAG ACGAATGTCTCACCCGGATGGTGGTGAGGTGGAAATGGCAACGAGCTCGGGTATGTCGGCAGTTAGTGGCACTCTGGATGTATTGGACATCAAGGCATCCTCAACACTGGGCAGCGAGCGAGAGACAATGGATGCAAACAGTCTCCCATTGAGCGTGAGCTCAGATACAGCATTTACGTCATTTTATGGTAGCCAGGCCaatttgtaa
- the LOC135164540 gene encoding solute carrier family 35 member F2-like isoform X1 — MRFMESGVRRIGVAQASSERPPWSTQYGVSSGPGWKMHHCTGVSACSRVCLQNQNMQPRNNGICDKIEKYISELSQWSVWRTIILGQFLSIVLYWMTLLNHHINTVSLPKLSIPTGQNMPHYAMMCLVYTTWMSCRGAGNGLFSVLKSRGWRYLLLALIDVEANILITSSHQFTSLASIQLLDCVAIPVALALSCLVLGVRYRIVHIVGISVCLMGVGCLVWAGIDDNKDLGVNAKNQLVGDMLCLGGAVLFSVTTVLQELAVKSVDIIEYLGMIGFFGTILSCIQIGALERVQIESATWSTATPVVITALAFYCITQFVFFSLVPVILFESGATALQLTLLTADFFNVLIGMLAHNYKFHTLYFLSYTLTMTGIFIYAIKRTPMSSASRRQQQLETPAPDYSDVILRRMSHPDGGEVEMATSSGMSAVSGTLDVLDIKASSTLGSERETMDANSLPLSVSSDTAFTSFYGSQANL; from the exons ATGAGATTTATGGAGAGTGGAGTGAGGAGAATTGGGGTCGCGCAGGCGTCGAGTGAACGCCCGCCTTGGAGTACCCAATACGGAGTTAGTAGTGGTCCAGGGTGGAAAATGCATCATTGCACGGGAGTGTCAGCCTGCAGTCGTGTTTGCCTTCAAAATCAAAATATGCAGCCCCGTAATAATGGGATATGTGATAAAATCGAGAAATATATATCCGAACTGAGCCAGTG GTCAGTATGGAGAACTATAATTCTCGGGCAGTTTTTATCGATAGTTCTCTACTGGATGACGCTGTTGAATCATCACATAAATACGGTTTCCCTCCCGAAGCTTTCGATACCCACAG GACAAAATATGCCGCACTACGCAATGATGTGTCTGGTGTATACGACGTGGATGTCCTGCAGAGGTGCTGGCAATGGACTTTTTTCTGTGCTAAAATCACGAGGCTGGCGGTATCTCCTGCTTGCCCTCATAGATGTTGAGGCAAATATACTTATAACTTCCTCTCATCAGTTTACAAGCCTCGCCAGTATTCAG TTGCTGGATTGTGTGGCAATTCCCGTTGCACTCGCACTCTCGTGTCTTGTGCTTGGCGTGAGATATCGAATTGTTCACATTGTGGGAATCTCCGTCTGCCTCATGGGAGTTGGATGTCTTGTGTGGGCTGGAATCGATGACAATAAGGATCTTGGTGTTAATG CAAAAAATCAACTCGTCGGCGACATGCTATGCCTGGGTGGAGCAGTCCTTTTTTCAGTGACAACGGTCCTCCAGGAATTGGCAGTGAAAAGCGTCGATATaattgaatatctcggaatgaTTGGATTCTTCGGAACCATTTTGAGTTGCATTCAAAT CGGGGCATTGGAGAGAGTTCAAATCGAATCAGCCACCTGGAGTACAGCAACGCCAGTCGTCATTACTGCCCTAGCATTCTATTGCATCACTCAATTTGTATTCTTCTCCCTCGTTCCTGTTATTCTCTTCGAGTCTGGTGCAACTGCATTACAATTGACCCTTCTCACTGCGGATTTTTTCAACGTTCTTATTGGCATGCTAGCCCATAACTACAAG TTTCATACATTGTACTTCCTCTCTTATACATTGACAATGACgggaattttcatttacgCCATAAAGAGGACTCCCATGTCCTCGGCCTCGAGGAGACAACAGCAACTCGAGACACCGGCTCCCGATTACAG TGACGTGATTTTAAGACGAATGTCTCACCCGGATGGTGGTGAGGTGGAAATGGCAACGAGCTCGGGTATGTCGGCAGTTAGTGGCACTCTGGATGTATTGGACATCAAGGCATCCTCAACACTGGGCAGCGAGCGAGAGACAATGGATGCAAACAGTCTCCCATTGAGCGTGAGCTCAGATACAGCATTTACGTCATTTTATGGTAGCCAGGCCaatttgtaa
- the LOC135164538 gene encoding prolyl 3-hydroxylase 2-like isoform X1 has product MHDILATMRRSKLLLFHLLIFCLLSRIHCEVSENEIPLDESPDVKIENSAGDEIEPAVEDAGDESRDAREEEVNEVEEIERLVPDFENMTLEGVYRAAVNTYLDEHWDECIIGFNHFLQRYKSFRNAVINCRKNCRVEASEASPIFAENVEDLHFYEKKIRETLCLLNCHQDYRDIAGPQALKRLSKDMETEILGLKPYEYLHICYYQKNRFQEAASALFTYMTVHPQHEMSAKNLRYYLTLKEVDENKVKNLEMSPFLKYYMKAVKAYEEKFYEDAVENFEKSLELYMKSEDECRLYCEGSFEQGWYPEFTSSIANHFTYCLKCKRLCSQLLNNFNGDYQKDLLPSHYNYLQFAYYKLGEIKSTCRAVESYLLFYPADETMLNNQEYYKKLPKVEDQQDEFFSPRPEAVKYVKRQEYELGILRYIADEFAAIDARISDAKNSDAYNEKTKEHLSFPHEFTNESRAGNMSQQKGGSNYWRESQTGVIRGIKVVASEKELKGKQRYLAEGLLRAQQCKSLIQLAEAAAVEGDGYAHNKSPHSKFERFEGLTVGRTALMVYLGLLEPVHLDLFLRATELARSHVEEYFDLPQSLYFTYTHLVCRSALPGLSSNGSTFSHQIHADNCLAVREGVCLHQNPAFTWRDYSAIVYLNDDFEGGEFVFSADPMAKIIESRVQPKCGRMVAFSADGKNLHGVKGIKKGKRCALALWFTLDERYIESERRLAHVILDRVYLKGPVKVERGFSIPRNYERTLLEKFQKDAVLKLLMSSS; this is encoded by the exons ATGCACGATATACTTGCGACCATGCGACGCTCCAAACTGCTCCTGTTTCATCTCCTAATATTCTGTCTTCTTTCGAGAATTCACTGTGAAGTTTCGGAAAACGAGATTCCCCTTGATGAATCACCTGACGtgaaaattgagaattcaGCGGGAGACGAGATAGAACCGGCCGTGGAAGATGCTGGAGATGAATCTCGCGATGCTAGAGAGGAGGAAGTGAATGAAGTGGAGGAAATCGAGAGACTTGTTCCggattttgaaaatatgaCCTTGGAGGGTGTTTATAGAGCCGCTGTTAATACTTATCTCGATGAACATTGGGACGAGTGTATCATTGGATTCAACCATTTTCTTCAAAG ATACAAATCCTTCAGAAATGCTGTAATTAATTGCCGAAAGAATTGCCGCGTGGAAGCATCAGAAGCTTCTCCAATTTTCGCTGAGAACGTAGAAGATCTGCACTtctatgagaaaaaaattcgcgAAACTTTGTGCCTGCTAAACTGCCATCAAGATTACCGAGACATTGCAGGTCCACAGGCCCTCAAGCGCCTCTCCAAGGACATGGAGACTGAAATTCTGGGACTAAAGCCCTATGAGTACCTCCACATCTGCTATTATCAG AAAAATCGGTTCCAAGAAGCTGCTAGTGCACTCTTCACGTATATGACGGTCCATCCACAGCACGAGATGAGTGCAAAGAACCTCCGTTATTACTTAACTTTGAAGgaagttgatgaaaataaggtgaaaaatttagaaatgtCACCTTTTCTGAAGTATTACATGAAAGCTGTGAAGGCTTACGAGGAGAAATTCTATGAAGACGCTGTGGAGAACTTCGAGAAGTCTTTGGAGTTGTATATGAAGTCTGAGGATGAGTGTAGGCTGTACTGTGAGGGCTCCTTCGAGCAAGGATGGTATCCAGAGTTTACTTCTTCAATAGCAA ATCATTTCACGTACTGTTTAAAATGTAAAAGACTGTGTTCTCAATTGCTGAACAACTTCAATGGAGACTATCAGAAGGACCTTCTACCCAGCCACTACAACTACTTACAATTTGCCTATTACAAGT TGGGCGAGATCAAGAGCACTTGTCGTGCTGTTGAGAGTTACCTGCTCTTCTACCCCGCTGACGAAACAATGCTGAATAATCAAGAGTACTATAAGAAATTACCAAAGGTGGAGGACCAACAGGATGAGTTCTTCAGTCCACGTCCG GAAGCGGTTAAATATGTTAAGCGCCAAGAGTACGAATTGGGAATTCTCCGATATATCGCTGATGAATTCGCCGCCATTGACGCTAGAATATCGGATGCAAAAAATTCGGACGCTTATAACGAGAAG acGAAGGAACATCTCTCATTCCCACACGAGTTCACCAACGAATCGAGGGCGGGAAACATGAGTCAACAGAAGGGAGGATCGAATTATTGGCGGGAATCACAAACTGGAGTAATCCGAGGGATAAAGGTCGTTGCAAGTGAGAAGGAATTGAAAGGAAAGCAGAGATACCTGGCCGAGGGACTTCTGAGAGCACAACAATGCAAATCTCTTATACAGCTAGCGGAG GCCGCGGCAGTTGAAGGCGATGGATATGCTCATAACAAGAGTCCTCACTCCAAATTCGAGAGGTTCGAAGGCCTCACAGTGGGCAGAACAGCTCTG ATGGTTTACCTCGGTCTCCTCGAGCCCGTCCACTTGGACCTCTTCCTCCGAGCCACTGAGCTCGCCCGCAGCCACGTCGAAGAATATTTCGATCTTCCTCAATCCCTCTACTTCACATACACCCACTTGGTGTGCCGCTCGGCCCTCCCTG GATTATCGTCGAATGGATCGACATTCAGTCACCAGATTCACGCAGACAATTGCCTGGCGGTTAGAGAAGGTGTCTGTCTCCACCAAAATCCAGCATTTACCTGGAGAGACTACTCAGCCATTGTCTACCTGAACGATGACTTCGAGGGCGGTGAGTTTGTCTTTTCAGCAGATCCTATGGCTAAGATCATCGAGAGCAGAGTGCAGCCAAAGTGCGGACGCATGGTTGCATTCTCCGCCGATGGAAAAAACCTCCACGGAGTTAAAGGAATCAAAAAAGGGAAGAGATGTGCTCTAGCTCTATGGTTTACTCTGGATGAGAGGTACATAGAGAGCGAGAGGAGGCTGGCCCATGTAATTCTGGACAGGGTCTATTTAAAAGGCCCCGTTAAAGTTGAGAGGGGCTTTTCCATCCCTCGAAATTACGAGAGAACgctattggaaaaatttcagaagGACGCAGTTCTTAAACTACTTATGTCATCGTCCTAG
- the LOC135164538 gene encoding cartilage-associated protein-like isoform X2: MHDILATMRRSKLLLFHLLIFCLLSRIHCEVSENEIPLDESPDVKIENSAGDEIEPAVEDAGDESRDAREEEVNEVEEIERLVPDFENMTLEGVYRAAVNTYLDEHWDECIIGFNHFLQRYKSFRNAVINCRKNCRVEASEASPIFAENVEDLHFYEKKIRETLCLLNCHQDYRDIAGPQALKRLSKDMETEILGLKPYEYLHICYYQKNRFQEAASALFTYMTVHPQHEMSAKNLRYYLTLKEVDENKVKNLEMSPFLKYYMKAVKAYEEKFYEDAVENFEKSLELYMKSEDECRLYCEGSFEQGWYPEFTSSIANHFTYCLKCKRLCSQLLNNFNGDYQKDLLPSHYNYLQFAYYKLGEIKSTCRAVESYLLFYPADETMLNNQEYYKKLPKVEDQQDEFFSPRPEAVKYVKRQEYELGILRYIADEFAAIDARISDAKNSDAYNEKTKEHLSFPHEFTNESRAGNMSQQKGGSNYWRESQTGVIRGIKVVASEKELKGKQRYLAEGLLRAQQCKSLIQLAEAAAVEGDGYAHNKSPHSKFERFEGLTVGRTALMVYLGLLEPVHLDLFLRATELARSHVEEYFDLPQSLYFTYTHLVCRSALPGNFFVHLPVASISQYLSLIIVEWIDIQSPDSRRQLPGG; the protein is encoded by the exons ATGCACGATATACTTGCGACCATGCGACGCTCCAAACTGCTCCTGTTTCATCTCCTAATATTCTGTCTTCTTTCGAGAATTCACTGTGAAGTTTCGGAAAACGAGATTCCCCTTGATGAATCACCTGACGtgaaaattgagaattcaGCGGGAGACGAGATAGAACCGGCCGTGGAAGATGCTGGAGATGAATCTCGCGATGCTAGAGAGGAGGAAGTGAATGAAGTGGAGGAAATCGAGAGACTTGTTCCggattttgaaaatatgaCCTTGGAGGGTGTTTATAGAGCCGCTGTTAATACTTATCTCGATGAACATTGGGACGAGTGTATCATTGGATTCAACCATTTTCTTCAAAG ATACAAATCCTTCAGAAATGCTGTAATTAATTGCCGAAAGAATTGCCGCGTGGAAGCATCAGAAGCTTCTCCAATTTTCGCTGAGAACGTAGAAGATCTGCACTtctatgagaaaaaaattcgcgAAACTTTGTGCCTGCTAAACTGCCATCAAGATTACCGAGACATTGCAGGTCCACAGGCCCTCAAGCGCCTCTCCAAGGACATGGAGACTGAAATTCTGGGACTAAAGCCCTATGAGTACCTCCACATCTGCTATTATCAG AAAAATCGGTTCCAAGAAGCTGCTAGTGCACTCTTCACGTATATGACGGTCCATCCACAGCACGAGATGAGTGCAAAGAACCTCCGTTATTACTTAACTTTGAAGgaagttgatgaaaataaggtgaaaaatttagaaatgtCACCTTTTCTGAAGTATTACATGAAAGCTGTGAAGGCTTACGAGGAGAAATTCTATGAAGACGCTGTGGAGAACTTCGAGAAGTCTTTGGAGTTGTATATGAAGTCTGAGGATGAGTGTAGGCTGTACTGTGAGGGCTCCTTCGAGCAAGGATGGTATCCAGAGTTTACTTCTTCAATAGCAA ATCATTTCACGTACTGTTTAAAATGTAAAAGACTGTGTTCTCAATTGCTGAACAACTTCAATGGAGACTATCAGAAGGACCTTCTACCCAGCCACTACAACTACTTACAATTTGCCTATTACAAGT TGGGCGAGATCAAGAGCACTTGTCGTGCTGTTGAGAGTTACCTGCTCTTCTACCCCGCTGACGAAACAATGCTGAATAATCAAGAGTACTATAAGAAATTACCAAAGGTGGAGGACCAACAGGATGAGTTCTTCAGTCCACGTCCG GAAGCGGTTAAATATGTTAAGCGCCAAGAGTACGAATTGGGAATTCTCCGATATATCGCTGATGAATTCGCCGCCATTGACGCTAGAATATCGGATGCAAAAAATTCGGACGCTTATAACGAGAAG acGAAGGAACATCTCTCATTCCCACACGAGTTCACCAACGAATCGAGGGCGGGAAACATGAGTCAACAGAAGGGAGGATCGAATTATTGGCGGGAATCACAAACTGGAGTAATCCGAGGGATAAAGGTCGTTGCAAGTGAGAAGGAATTGAAAGGAAAGCAGAGATACCTGGCCGAGGGACTTCTGAGAGCACAACAATGCAAATCTCTTATACAGCTAGCGGAG GCCGCGGCAGTTGAAGGCGATGGATATGCTCATAACAAGAGTCCTCACTCCAAATTCGAGAGGTTCGAAGGCCTCACAGTGGGCAGAACAGCTCTG ATGGTTTACCTCGGTCTCCTCGAGCCCGTCCACTTGGACCTCTTCCTCCGAGCCACTGAGCTCGCCCGCAGCCACGTCGAAGAATATTTCGATCTTCCTCAATCCCTCTACTTCACATACACCCACTTGGTGTGCCGCTCGGCCCTCCCTGGTAATTTTTTCGTCCACCTACCTGTCGCATCGATATCTCAATACCTCTCTCT GATTATCGTCGAATGGATCGACATTCAGTCACCAGATTCACGCAGACAATTGCCTGGCGGTTAG